In Notolabrus celidotus isolate fNotCel1 chromosome 8, fNotCel1.pri, whole genome shotgun sequence, a genomic segment contains:
- the ran gene encoding GTP-binding nuclear protein Ran, translating to MTEQQACVATFKLVLVGDGGTGKTTFVKRHITGEFEKKYVATLGVEVHPLVFHTNRGAVRYNVWDTAGQEKFGGLRDGYYIQAQCAIIMFDVTSRVTYKNVPNWHRDLVRVCENIPIVLCGNKVDIKDRKVKAKSIVFHRKKNLQYYDISAKSNYNFEKPFLWLARKLVGDPNLEFVAMPALAPPEVQMDPVLAARYEEELQVASQTALPDEEDDL from the exons ATGACCGAACAACAAGCGTGCGTGGCGACTTTCAAG CTGGTGTTGGTTGGAGATGGAGGCACTGGGAAAACAACTTTTGTGAAGAGGCACATCACAGGAGAGTTTGAGAAGAAATATGTTG CTACCCTTGGTGTAGAGGTGCACCCGCTGGTTTTTCACACTAACAGAGGAGCTGTAAGGTACAACGTGTGGGACACAGCTGGACAGGAAAAGTTTGGAGGGCTGAGAGATGGCTACTACATTCAAG CCCAGTGTGCTATCATCATGTTTGATGTCACCTCAAGAGTCACCTATAAGAACGTACCCAACTGGCATCGTGACCTGGTCCGTGTCTGTGAGAACATTCCCATTGTCCTTTGCGGAAACAAAGtggacatcaaagacagaaaagtcAAAGCGAAGAGCATTGTGTTTCACCGCAAGAAGAATCTGCAG TACTATGACATTTCTGCCAAGAGTAACTACAACTTTGAGAAGCCCTTCCTGTGGCTAGCAAGGAAGCTGGTCGGTGATCCTAATTTGGAGTTTGTGGCCATGCCCGCCCTTGCTCCCCCAGAGGTCCAAATGGACCCAGTCCTTGCTGCAAGATACGAGGAAGAGCTTCAA GTTGCATCACAAACGGCACTCCCTGATGAAGAAGATGACCTCTAA
- the ndufs8b gene encoding NADH:ubiquinone oxidoreductase core subunit S8b isoform X2 — translation MLMPSQLPSSLSCLFMSAALSLRVLHCYSKPGTFGYGPGVVRSFCLSVQAKGYKYVNAQELPTDLKSITDRAATTLLWTELFRGLGMTLSYLFREPATINYPFEKGPLSPRFRGEHALRRYPNGEERCIACKLCEAICPAQAITIEAETRADGSRRTTRYDIDMTKCIYCGFCQEACPVDAIVEGPNFEFSTETHEELLYNKEKLLNNGDRWEAEIAANIQADYLYR, via the exons ATGCTTATGCCCAGTCAGCTACCATCCTCCCTCTCCTGTCTCTTT ATGTCTGCTGCACTCAGTCTGCGTGTTCTTCACTGTTACTCAAAGCCAG GCACTTTTGGATATGGCCCTGGTGTCGTGCGATCTTTCTGCCTTAGTGTGCAGGCAAAGGGCTATA AGTATGTAAATGCACAGGAGCTGCCAACAGACCTGAAATCAATCACGGACAGGGCTGCCACAACCCTCCTTTGGACTGAACTCTTCAGAG GTTTGGGGATGACCCTTAGTTATCTGTTCCGTGAACCTGCCACTATCAACTACCCGTTTGAGAAGGGCCCCCTCTCTCCTCGCTTCCGTGGAGAGCACGCCCTGCGTCGCTATCCTAACGGAGAGGAGCGCTGCATTGCATGCAAACTGTGCGAGGCCATCTGCCCTGCTCAG GCCATTACAATTGAAGCTGAGACTCGAGCTGATGGCAGCAGGAGAACTACACGCTACGACATTGATATGACCAAATGTATCTACTGTGGCTTCTGCCAGGAGGCCTGCCCTGTTGATGCCATTGTTGAG GGTCCAAACTTTGAGTTTTCTACTGAGACtcatgaggagctgctgtacAACAAAGAGAAGCTGCTCAACAATGGAGACCGATGGGAGGCTGAGATAGCAGCCAACATACAGGCAGACTACCTGTACAGATAG
- the ndufs8b gene encoding NADH:ubiquinone oxidoreductase core subunit S8b isoform X1: MRHKHNCVVQGLLCCPRVVAHPILVTEMSAALSLRVLHCYSKPGTFGYGPGVVRSFCLSVQAKGYKYVNAQELPTDLKSITDRAATTLLWTELFRGLGMTLSYLFREPATINYPFEKGPLSPRFRGEHALRRYPNGEERCIACKLCEAICPAQAITIEAETRADGSRRTTRYDIDMTKCIYCGFCQEACPVDAIVEGPNFEFSTETHEELLYNKEKLLNNGDRWEAEIAANIQADYLYR; this comes from the exons ATGCGTCATAAACACAACTGCGTAGTTCAGGGTCTGCTCTGCTGTCCCCGGGTTGTTGCTCATCCCATACTTGTGACAGAG ATGTCTGCTGCACTCAGTCTGCGTGTTCTTCACTGTTACTCAAAGCCAG GCACTTTTGGATATGGCCCTGGTGTCGTGCGATCTTTCTGCCTTAGTGTGCAGGCAAAGGGCTATA AGTATGTAAATGCACAGGAGCTGCCAACAGACCTGAAATCAATCACGGACAGGGCTGCCACAACCCTCCTTTGGACTGAACTCTTCAGAG GTTTGGGGATGACCCTTAGTTATCTGTTCCGTGAACCTGCCACTATCAACTACCCGTTTGAGAAGGGCCCCCTCTCTCCTCGCTTCCGTGGAGAGCACGCCCTGCGTCGCTATCCTAACGGAGAGGAGCGCTGCATTGCATGCAAACTGTGCGAGGCCATCTGCCCTGCTCAG GCCATTACAATTGAAGCTGAGACTCGAGCTGATGGCAGCAGGAGAACTACACGCTACGACATTGATATGACCAAATGTATCTACTGTGGCTTCTGCCAGGAGGCCTGCCCTGTTGATGCCATTGTTGAG GGTCCAAACTTTGAGTTTTCTACTGAGACtcatgaggagctgctgtacAACAAAGAGAAGCTGCTCAACAATGGAGACCGATGGGAGGCTGAGATAGCAGCCAACATACAGGCAGACTACCTGTACAGATAG
- the ndufs8b gene encoding NADH:ubiquinone oxidoreductase core subunit S8b isoform X3 codes for MEMSAALSLRVLHCYSKPGTFGYGPGVVRSFCLSVQAKGYKYVNAQELPTDLKSITDRAATTLLWTELFRGLGMTLSYLFREPATINYPFEKGPLSPRFRGEHALRRYPNGEERCIACKLCEAICPAQAITIEAETRADGSRRTTRYDIDMTKCIYCGFCQEACPVDAIVEGPNFEFSTETHEELLYNKEKLLNNGDRWEAEIAANIQADYLYR; via the exons ATGGAG ATGTCTGCTGCACTCAGTCTGCGTGTTCTTCACTGTTACTCAAAGCCAG GCACTTTTGGATATGGCCCTGGTGTCGTGCGATCTTTCTGCCTTAGTGTGCAGGCAAAGGGCTATA AGTATGTAAATGCACAGGAGCTGCCAACAGACCTGAAATCAATCACGGACAGGGCTGCCACAACCCTCCTTTGGACTGAACTCTTCAGAG GTTTGGGGATGACCCTTAGTTATCTGTTCCGTGAACCTGCCACTATCAACTACCCGTTTGAGAAGGGCCCCCTCTCTCCTCGCTTCCGTGGAGAGCACGCCCTGCGTCGCTATCCTAACGGAGAGGAGCGCTGCATTGCATGCAAACTGTGCGAGGCCATCTGCCCTGCTCAG GCCATTACAATTGAAGCTGAGACTCGAGCTGATGGCAGCAGGAGAACTACACGCTACGACATTGATATGACCAAATGTATCTACTGTGGCTTCTGCCAGGAGGCCTGCCCTGTTGATGCCATTGTTGAG GGTCCAAACTTTGAGTTTTCTACTGAGACtcatgaggagctgctgtacAACAAAGAGAAGCTGCTCAACAATGGAGACCGATGGGAGGCTGAGATAGCAGCCAACATACAGGCAGACTACCTGTACAGATAG